acagtggctactaagtggctggtgggtgggcggcgaatttcttcgtcatccgcatcccaatcctgtcggacatagtttggccaggactctcctgacaaggaaagagaccttaatgagttcagtatgtcgtcaaagggcgagtgctgaaaaatatccatggaggtaaactccatgatcggcgcccagtcggattcgataggcatgggcgcaggcagttcggagtccatggccggggaaggatccgacagcttggcatcacggctctcgtgaagggtaaggtcgatactcggctcgatcgccgctgagaatacggcctccgtggcggggtctatccacccgtccatggatggcgtaattggctccgaattgagggtcggagcggttgccggtgcgatctcctgaacactgtccgatggtagagctagatcgtgctcatcgtgactgtgtggCGTATtcagcaggggctcgaatccgttaaagatcaagtctccgcggatatcggctgtgtagtttaagcttccaaacctgacctggtagccagggcgtaactttcgatctgctccagatggccaagcgagttgggccacagtgcgaagccgccgaatacaaagatctgtccggggagaaaagtctcaccctgaactgcatcgctatcgatgattgaaggagccatcaagcctaatgatgacgacacagaggaactctcaatgaaagcaccaatgtcggtgtcaaaactggcggatctcaggtagggggtcccgaactgtgcgtctaaggcggatggtaacaagaggcaggggacacgatgttttactcagtttcgggccctcttgatggaggtaaaaccctacgtcctgcttgatttattcttgataatatgagtagtacaagagttgatctaccacaagattggagaggctaaaccctaaaagctagcctatggtatgattatatgttgtcctacggactaaaaccctccggtttatatagacaccggagggggttagggttacacaaggtcggttacaaaggaggagatatacatatccatagtgcctagcttgccttccacgccaattagagtcacatccggacacgggtcgaagtcttcaatctcgtatcttcatagtccaacagtccggccaaaggatatagtccggctgtccggagaccccctaatccaggactccctcggaggCGCTCTACATGCTAGGGTTAAACCCTGGCCAGCATGGcctcgtcaacgccgccgtcgccgcggccAGCACTGGCTCATCGGCGTTTTCTCGGATGgtgaccggggtggagatcatgaaggtggatctcaacaccgtgtcaccaaggaagaggccatggttcaagaagatgcaggccgacacgCTCAAGTTCACCGACGAGTGATCCCGTGGTCACGAGTGCCTTCCTTTTTGTATGCCGGCTTGTGTGCTGGCATAACCACGGGGccgcgatggcgtggtcgaacCCATGTCCCACCCTTTTTGTGTACTGGCATGTGTGTCGGCCGGCTGGCGAGTGCGCCAACATGACATGTGTGTCGGCCGGCTGGCGAGTGCGCCAACACGAACTATGGTGATATTTTTTGAAGCCGGCATTGTATGTTGGCGCTGGTATGGTGCCGGCATGAgtcatggccgctggcatgatcggTCGCGGGTCCTTTTTTAAGTTGAGTGCGGATATGAAATGAGTCGGCGTGTTGAGCGCACTGCTGATCCAAACTTCGTTATatctcagtcgatgctatattcGTTAGATCATGCAttgagatccgtgcaaaattttcttttcagattttttttatatGATACTCCcttcgtctgaaaatacttgtcatcaatcaaaatgaataaaaagagatgtatttAGATATATTTTAATTATAGATACATTTCTCTTTATCCATTTTGATAATAAATATTTTCGGATGAAAGAAGTATGTCAGTTGATTGAAACTTTGTTAAATCTCAGTCGAGAATATCGGAAAGCCACGCCATATCGGAAATATCCGATCGTTTGCCACGAGAATAACCCAGTCGTACGCACGCGCCTCCTGCAGCTCTCGTACAGCTCCCTCCGACGCAAGCGCAACGCCACAGTTTGGCACGTACAGACGCGGCTGGTCAGGTCACGTCCATCCGCCCACGTGAACCCGCTGTGCCGATGCTTGATGCTCCGTGTCACCCCGTCCCCGGCCAGGCACCTGAAAAGCGGGCAGCGAGCGCCTGCGCCCCCGTCCTCGGCATGGCCCCCGCCGCCCGTCCTCTCGCCGCGCCGCGCCTCGTCAAATGCTCCTCCGGTCCGTGactcgcagcagcagcagcaaccactaGCGCGGGCTACAACGCGCAGGGTacatggcgacggcgatggctctGCTCCGCCTCGCGGTCCTCGCCGGCGCCGTCGCGCTCCTCCTGCCGGCCGTCGCCGAGGCCCGCATCCTCCTCTCGCTCGACGACTTCGGCGCCGTCGGCGACGGCATCGCCGACGACACGCAGGTACGTACGTGCGTGCATGCGACAGTATGCCTCCACCTTGCTCCTCAAACATGACACTGTCTGTTTGGCTCTGCTGTCCAGGCCCTGGTGGACGCATGGACGGCGGCCTGCGCCAGCACCAACGGCCACGTGGTCATCCACGTGCCCGCCGGCAGGTCGTACCAGATCTGGCCGGTGACGCTCGCCGGGCCCTGCAGGGACGAGATCATGATCTTCGTACGCTCCTTCCTTCCTGCCTGCCTGCCGCCGCGTGCGCTTCTCTCGTCCGGCATGCACGCACCTGCGCGTCTTCGCTCATCGAGTCTTGGTTTGTGCCCCTGCCCGGCGGGACAGGTCTCCGGGAACATCATCGCGCCGGACAGCCCGGAGGACTGGGAGCGGCGCGACGGCGGCAAGTGGCTGCACTTCTTCCAGGTGCAGGACCTGACGGTGAGCGGCGGCGGCGTCATCGACGGCCGCGGGCAGGAGTGGTGGGCGCAGGCCTGCAAGGGGAGGCACCGCAACGACAAGGTATGATTTGTTTCATCACTGTATGATTGTGCGCATCACTATCACACAACTGAGGACTGATTTGTTTTACTCCGATTGTTTCTCTGCAGCATTGCACAGCCCCGGATGCTCCCAAGGTGAACTCCTCTGTCACCTTCACTTTGATGTTTGCTCATCATTTCCCTGCCATTTTTCCATCTACCTCGTTTCATGTTTGAAGAAAAATGGCTCGTGTTCTCTGCATGCACGCAGGCGCTTCACTTCGAGGAGTGTCACGGGGTGCGGGTGCAGGGCGTGACGCTGCAGAACGGGCAGCAGCACCACCTGACCTTCACCCGCTGCTCCAACGCCAGGGCCAGCTTCCTCAGGGTGGCCTCGCCGGAGAGCAGCCCGGGCACCGACGGCATCCACCTCGTCAACTCCATCAGCGTCCACGTCAACGATGTCCACATCGCCACAGGTGTGTGTTCGATCCGTCAATGGCAGTCTGCATCTGAAGAAGAAAGGGGTTTCCTTCCTCAGTTACAGTGCTCCTGGCTAACTGAATCTCTTATTTTCAGGCGGCGCTTGCGTGTCCATGGTCGGCAATTGCACCGACGTCCGCCTCAGATACGTCTCCTGCGGACCTGGCAATGGCATCAGGTAGCTTCTTAGCTGCCTCATCAGCTACTCCATTGGTAAATGCTTGTCTGCTCATTGCTCATGTGTTGGATCTGTCAGTATTGGGAGCATAGGCGAGACCCCGGTGGCTGACAGGCTCGAAAAGATCGAGGTGGACACCATGTTCATCGCCAACACCTCCAACGGCCTCCTCATCAAGACCTGGCAGGTAGTAAGATCGATCTAGCAGTAGCTCATCATGAACTACTGCAAGGAGCTCATCATGAACTTGTGTTGTCTCCATCAGGATGGCTGCGGCTACGCGCGCAAGGTGAAGTTCGCCAACGTGGTGATGAAGAACGTCTCCGACCCCATCATCATCGACCAGTACCGCTCCGAGCACCCCACACCCTGCGGATCGACCGCGGTACGATCTCCGCTTGCCGGACTAACAAACACGCCGATCGATGCCTGAAACTCTGGTCTGCTTCTTGTTCTTGGGCGCATGCATGCAGGCGACGAGGACGGTGGCGGTGGAGAAGATCGACTACGTGAACATCGCCGGCACGTCGGCGTCGAAGCGGGCGGTGACCTTCTCGTGCAGCGACGTCGTGCCGTGCAGGCAGGTGTCGCTCAAGGACGTGAACCTGAAGCGCCTCAGCGGCCGCGGCGCCTCCGCCTACTGCCGCAGCGCGTCCGGGAAGGCCGCCGGCGTCGTCGTCCCGGAGTCCTGCCTCGACGGAACCAGGGGGgccgctggcgacgaggaggagtgAGCCGTGAGGTCTCGGCCGGGTTCTTGGTCTCGGCTGTGATGCTCCGGCATGCAGAGAGTGGCGGCAGTAGTGCCATGATATGGTAGTACCTAGTAGAGTAGCCGGCAGTTCTACGAATAATCCCGCCATGTATTGTGCCAGTATTATATTGTGATGTACTGTACTCCCGTACCGCCGTACGTATTCAGGCGTGTTGTATTTTCCTGTACGTACAAAAAATGTGCTCGTAGCAATTTTCGTCCGCACCGATCGGCACATACCTCGTCGTAGAATGTTGCTGACTGACCCGCGGATGCGGCGGTCAAAGCCAAGGCAACCCGGATGGCGAAGGAGCAGCAGCGTGTGGTCCGTCCACCGGCCGGCATCATCTCCTTTGACGACAGCTCCGACTCCGACGACTCCGCCTCTCTCGTCGCCGACGCCTACATGGAAAGCTACAGCCGCACCGGCGACCGCAAAGGCAAGGAACCGGCACGgaagtggtgatgatgatgaactgggaaagttagtttagtttagtttttaATAACTATGTTAACGACGATGAACTGGGACTTTGGGTCCGATGGACTGTGTTTATATGTTCGTATGTTATTTCGTTTTAACTGTGTTGTTCATCAGTTCATCTGTAGCCGTATGATGATGAATAGAGACAGTTTCTTACGAACATTGCATGGATAGCTTAGAGGGATGACCGGTCACTGTCCGCAGCCTTCGAAGAATCATGTTGTGGACGTGGCCATATGAGGGTGACCAGTCATTATCCATGGATATGGCCGGGCCTTTCCATGGATGTATAATAGGATGAATTTGGTATATCCGGTTGTAGATGTTCTAAGACCATTGGCCATGCCAAAAAAACTGCTTCTGGgccttttgaaaaaaaaaacttcaACAGATGCCCTATAATGCCTAATTTAATATCTTTTTGCAAATGCCCTAAATTTTGCGAAGTGATGTACCTtcctttcggtttatagggcttatctcaaaagaaTTGTTTTCTCATTTTATAAGTCACAATTTTATTGTGTCTCATCACATATTCAGATTTTTGAGGTGCATTAAATCGTTGCATGTAAGATTAAAAAGAAAACTCACGATGCACGTAAAAGCTCTTAGCCATTTATTAGTcacacatgcatgcattgcaattaatgcattggttaaTACAATTTTTTTAGGAAA
The sequence above is a segment of the Triticum dicoccoides isolate Atlit2015 ecotype Zavitan chromosome 1A, WEW_v2.0, whole genome shotgun sequence genome. Coding sequences within it:
- the LOC119289305 gene encoding probable polygalacturonase At1g80170 isoform X2, whose amino-acid sequence is MATAMALLRLAVLAGAVALLLPAVAEARILLSLDDFGAVGDGIADDTQALVDAWTAACASTNGHVVIHVPAGRSYQIWPVTLAGPCRDEIMIFVSGNIIAPDSPEDWERRDGGKWLHFFQVQDLTVSGGGVIDGRGQEWWAQACKGRHRNDKHCTAPDAPKALHFEECHGVRVQGVTLQNGQQHHLTFTRCSNARASFLRVASPESSPGTDGIHLVNSISVHVNDVHIATGGACVSMVGNCTDVRLRYVSCGPGNGISIGSIGETPVADRLEKIEVDTMFIANTSNGLLIKTWQDGCGYARKVKFANVVMKNVSDPIIIDQYRSEHPTPCGSTAATRTVAVEKIDYVNIAGTSASKRAVTFSCSDVVPCRQVSLKDVNLKRLSGRGASAYCRSASGKAAGVVVPESCLDGTRGAAGDEEE
- the LOC119289305 gene encoding probable polygalacturonase At1g80170 isoform X1, producing MATAMALLRLAVLAGAVALLLPAVAEARILLSLDDFGAVGDGIADDTQALVDAWTAACASTNGHVVIHVPAGRSYQIWPVTLAGPCRDEIMIFVRSFLPACLPPRALLSSGMHAPARLRSSSLGLCPCPAGQVSGNIIAPDSPEDWERRDGGKWLHFFQVQDLTVSGGGVIDGRGQEWWAQACKGRHRNDKHCTAPDAPKALHFEECHGVRVQGVTLQNGQQHHLTFTRCSNARASFLRVASPESSPGTDGIHLVNSISVHVNDVHIATGGACVSMVGNCTDVRLRYVSCGPGNGISIGSIGETPVADRLEKIEVDTMFIANTSNGLLIKTWQDGCGYARKVKFANVVMKNVSDPIIIDQYRSEHPTPCGSTAATRTVAVEKIDYVNIAGTSASKRAVTFSCSDVVPCRQVSLKDVNLKRLSGRGASAYCRSASGKAAGVVVPESCLDGTRGAAGDEEE